ctaatcatcacgtagtggctacaaaagctccactcaaagttcatcaagtacttgacaaacaccactcatagggatatcctcatcaaatcataatccaagataataccgttgcaatttagaccgagtactaacatagcatacacactgtcaacaatacctatgaaagggggaatagatcacaccaatattatcatagtaatagttaacttcataatccacaagagattacaatcatagcctacgccaagtactacatgatgcacacactgtcctctttacatcatggaggaggaatagcctactttaataacaccactagaatagcacatagataaagagtatcatctacttattcaacatgatacaaagctcatgatcacataaagattacaccatgggagagagagatgaaccacatagctaccggtagagccctcagcctcgggggagaactactccctcctcatcatgggagacagcaacggcgatgaagatggcgatggagtcgatggagatggattccgggggcacttccccatcccggcggcgtgccgaaacagagacttctgtcccccgaacctggcttcgcgatggcggcggctacgtaacttgtaTCCCATGcacagtgtgtgtatgtgtgaagtgcacaggaaggtgaagcactcaggcctGGAAAGCCTACCGTGAGCCTTTGAGGTGGGTGTTCTACCCTCGTATCCTGTGcacagtgtgtgtatgtgtgaagtgcacaggaaggtgaagcactcaggcctGGAAAGCCTACCGTGAGCCtttgaggtgggtgttgtgtgcatgggcgtgtcgagctgttgcttggcctacccatatgcttgggaatgcgaggtgacctcacggtcccttgtagtgacctcgtgcacataaacccctcttacctgcgcgctctgggcttttcctactcctggggcttacagacttggtatcagagcaggactgcctttaGGAGCCCCTTGCAGCGAACGAAGTTGAGTCTAAAAACTAATATTTTAGTAGCTACATAGGAAAAATTGTGCGCGAGAGTAGGAATTCTGTTTTTATTTCTTACCCCACCCACCCTCCCTCTGGTAAGGATGTGGAACGGTTTTACTCTATTCTTATCTTGTTTCATCTAGGCTTGGACGTGTTTGAGGGAAACCATAGTGCCATAGGGAAAAGTGTTTTGAAAAAATTTCTGTACTATGGTTGCTTCATTATCATCCTTTGTCAATCTCCACATATAATCTATTCCTTTGACATGTTGGTATTTTCATACGAACATGTTATTCTCCTTTGATCCGATGCTATCTCGACCACTTCTTTGTTCCGGAGCCTGCTTCCTTATTGTTATTCTTATGGAACTACCGTATACTCCACTGTCCTGCGTGTCAAGTGGATGTTTTAGTTTTTCTATCCTTGTTTGCGGTCGTATGGATCTCTTGTGTACTTGAACCTTGTATGGTGTACCTTGATGAATTCTATGGAGTGATGTGTTATGTGATCTTAAATCCTTGTTCTAAGCTTTGTTCTTATATGTTGTCTCAACCGTCTTATGTTTTCCCTCAACAGGATGGTTAGACCTCCGCCACCTCCTCCGCTGGGACCAGCCCTGTTGCAAATGACTCAACTGTTGAGCCAGATGCAGCAAACCCAGCACAACTTCGATCAAGCTCGTCATGACAATGGTCGAGTGATGATCCGGGACTTCTTGCAGTTGAACCCGCGATCGTTCGACTCTACTCCTGAACTgctggatgcagatgattgggTGCGCGATGTCAACCGCATGCTCAACACAGCGGGAGTCGCTCCAGAAGACAAAGTGCGGTTTGCGACTCACCTACTGAAAGGAGGGTCCGCAGCatggtgggagaactttctcgagATGCGTCCCGTCAATGCTCCTGATGTCACTTGGGAAGAATTCAGGGAAGCTTTCAGAAGTCACCACATTCCTGAAGGGCTAATGGACAGGATGAAGGAGAAATTCCTCAGTCTTGTCTAGGGCAACAAAGATGTGATGACATACAGCATCGAGTTCTCCAAGCTAGCTCGCTATGGTGGCGAAGAAGTGTCTACTGATGCCAAGAAGCAGAAGAGGTTCCGTAATGGCCTCAAGCCGGCACTCAAGTACGCGCTCACTCATGTCTCGATGGACACCTTTGACAAGCTGGTCAACACTGCTATCAAGGAAGAGTCAGGTAGGCTTGCGTTCGATGAGTCACGCAAGCATACTCGAGAGGTTGGTGCTCCTTCTTCAGCGCCGCCTCAGAAGCGAAGGTTGTGGGTTCCTTATCCCGCACCACCAGGACAAGCTACACAAGCTGGGTATGCTCCCCGCACAGCACACGCTGGGTATGCTCCCCGCCCTCCCACCACACAGCTTCAGCAGAGGACCTACCAAGCTCCACCAAGGCCTGCTTTTGGTGGACCAAGGCCGATGGGTCCACGTGCCGACCCCACATGCTACAAGTGTGGTCAGGTTGGGCACATCTCTACCTTCTGCCCTCAGaagcttcctccaccaccacctcgctcTACTGCAACAAATGCGATGGTTCGTGCACCAGCTCAGGGCCGTGCCTTCAACAACAACACCAGGCAAGGTCCGAGGGCTGCTCGCGTCAACAACCTCAACGTTGAGCAAGCTGAACAAGCTACCGACGTCGTGCTTGGTACTTTGCTTGTTAACTCTATTCCTGCAAAAGTACTGTTCGATACAGGAGCTTCTCTATCTTTTGTGTCTGATAGTTTTGCTCAAAGCAATAACTTTGCTATGGAGCTCATGCCTAAATCTCTCATGGTTCAATCCCCCGGAGTGCAGATGTTATCCACTATCGTAAGCCATGGTAACCAAATTCAAATTGGAAACCATATCTTTCTCGCCTCCTTGATACTTCTTCGGAACTCTGGCAATAATGTCATCCTTGGCATGGATTGGTTGAAGGCCAACAAAGTTGTCATTGATTGCGCCACGCATTCAGTTTCTCTTCCTACTTCATCAGGAACCTTGATCTATACACCTTCTCAAAcaccttccgttcagctctttgcTTTGAATCCTAGTTCTCTTCCGGAGCTTGAGTCTATACCGGTGGTTTGCGACTTTCCTGATGTCTTTCCTGAAGAACTTCCAGCTATGCCACCTGACAGGGCTGTTGAGTTCGTCATCGAAATAGAGCCTGGAACAGCTCCTATCTCAAAGCGGCCATACAAAATGGGTCCCAATGAGTTGGCTGAACTCAAGAAGCAGCTTGACGAGTTGCAAAAACTTGGTTTCATTCAGCCAAGCACTTCTCCATGGGGATGTCCCACCATCTTCGTGAAGAAAAAGGATAAAACTGATCGATTGGTGGTTGACTACCGCCCTCTCAATGAGAAAACGATCAAGAATACATATCCTCTTCCTCGCATCAATGAGCTCTTTGATCGGCTTGTGGGTGCAACTGTGTTctctaagatggatttgagaagtggttatcaccaaatcaaaatccgcaaggaggatgTACCCAAGACAGCCTTCAAAACTCGTTATGGTCTCTACGAATACacagtcatgtcctttggcctcactaatgctcctgccactttctctcgattgatgaactacattttcatggagtacctcgacaagtttgtggtagtctatcttgatgatatccttgtctactccaagtccaatgaggagcatgaagagcatcttcgcctcatcctcatgaagcttcgtgaacatcgtcTATGCCAAGTTCTCCAAATGTGAATTTTGGCTTCCTCAAGTCATCTATCTGGGCCATGTCATTTCGGGAAAAGGCATTGCTGTCAATCCTGAAACCGTCAAGGCGATCGTTGAATGGCTTCCTCCGAAGAATGTCAAGCAAGTGAGAAGTTTCCTCGGTTTGGCAAGTTACTGCCACCGCTTtgttgagaatttctccaagatcgccaagcctcttaccgatctcctgaagaaagacaagaagttccttTGGTCTCCTCAATGCTAGGAaagctttgatctcctcaagcagAAGCTCACTTCCACACCTGTCCTTGTTCATCCAGATACTTCTAAACCTTTCCAGATATTCTGTGATGCATCTCTTCACGGACTAGGTGCTGTCCTCATGCAAGAACGTCAAGTTGTGGCGTATGCTTCTCGTCAGTTGAAAAAGCATGAACTCAACTATCCCacacatgatcttgagcttgcagccgtgttacatgctttaataacatggcgccaatacttgttgggcaacaaatgtgagatcttcaccgaccacaagagtctcaaatacatcttcacacaacccaacttgaacctccctcaaacgagatggatggaaaccatcaaggactttgatctctctatcagctacactccaggcaaagctaatgtcatggctgacgcccttagtcgcaagtcctattgcaacaacctcatgattcaagaaagtcaacctgctctttatgaagaattcaggaaattgaatcttgagcttgttccccaaggctaccttgcaaacttggtgatcatgcaaactcttgaagataagatccgaaaaggacagttgcgagatatttgcagcaagaatatcaaagagaatatgcacaagcccaagtacaagtccttctctctcgatGATCAAGGAACTCTCTTCTTCCAAGGTCGTTTTGTTGTTCCGAATGATCCAGATCTGAGAAACCTCATTCTCAAAGAAGCTCAAGACACTCCTCTTTCTATCCATCCTGGCAGCACAAAGATGTATCTCGATATCAAGTCTACCTATTGGTGGACTAGGATGAAAAGGGATGTTGCTCGCTATGTCTCAGAATGTGATGCCTGTCGccgtgtcaaagcagaacatcagagacctgccggtgtcctccaacccctgaagattcctgagtggaaatgggataagattgagatggactttgtgactggttttccaaagtctcgaaaaggcaatgatgctatcttcgtggtgatcgaccgtctttctaaggttgctcacttccttcctgtcAAAGAAACAATATCTGCAAGTCAGTTGGCTGAGCTCTACACTGCAAAGATTgtttctcttcatggtgttcccttgGAAATAAGCTCTGATCGCGGAAGCGTCTTCACTTCCAAGTTTTGGACAAGctttcagaaagctatgggaactaatctgctcttcagcacagcttaccatccgcaaacgagtgggcaagtcgaaagagtcaatcagattctcgaggacatgctccgtgcctgtgttatctccttcggcatgaaatgggaagaatgccttccattcgccgagttctcttacaacaacagctatcaagccagtttgGGCATGGCACCCTTCGAAGCACTCTATGGTCGCAAATGCAGAACACCTCTGAACTGGTCTGAAACTGGTGAAAGGCAAATCTTTGGCCCCGATGTCATCAACGAGGCTGAAAAAAAGGTGCGAATCATTCGTGATAATCTGAAGATAGCACAATCTCGGCAGAAAAGCTATTATGATAGCAAGCACCGTGATATGTTATATCATCCTGGTGATCAAGCCTACCTTCGTGTTACTCCTATGAGGGGAACTCATcgcttcggtatcaaaggcaagcTAGCGCCAAGATACATTGGTCCTTTCAAAGTTCTAGCAAAGCGTGGTGAAGTCGCTTACCTCCTTGAACTCCCTGAGAAGCTCTCCAAAGTGCACGATGTCTTCCACGTGTCACAGCTCAAGAAGTGCTTCAAAGATCCGGGCCGTGCAGTTGATCACGAGTCCATTGACCTCCAAGAAGACCTCTCATACAAAGAGCATCCCGTTCGGATTCTTGATGAAGCTGAACGCCGTACTCGCAACAACTCTGTCAAGTTCCTCAAGGTGCAGTGGTCACACCATTCCgataaagaagcaacttgggagcgggaagatcaactccgttccgagtacccgacctttttctcttcttcctgagAATCTCGGGGCACGATTCCTTCAAGGGGTGGGGGGgggcgtttgtaacatcccaagagtaacACCATAGATCatttttacctttcttgcattgttgtcataccatcatgttgcattcatgcatataacCACCTTGGTTTTTATAAATTGCATTTGGTTTTGGCTTTGATCTTATGTTGCCTTGCTTGTtgttctccctccttcttcttcttggttcatccccttactcttgtgatgttccaagaaaagcacaCTCCATCTCTCTCCATCTTTAACCTTTTACACCAAGGTCATGCCAAATTTTCTAAAATTTGGTGGACACCCTTGATCTCTCTTCTACCTCTCTTACTTGCTAACCCAACCTATTCAAGTTGGAGATACTCCTCCTCAAATGGTTGGTTTGTTTTTGTAAAGTTTTGCACATGAATTAATGGAGCTTTTCTTCCTTTTAAGATCTATGTACAATCCCCCTCTTTTAATTCTACTTCTTTTCAATGTCATCACATGTGATATAATCTTGCTTTTCATCTTGTAAATCTTCTCTATTTCAAATACTTCATTTTGTTTTCCTCTTTCTTCTCTAATTATTCTCAAATTAATTTGGTTTGGTTTGAAAATAAAAATCAGAAAaggaagagagaaagaaaaaaaaccTATCTAATCTAAACCCAGCCGGCAGCCCACTTACCTTGGCCCAGCACAACCTTACCCAAGAGGCAGTGCCTCTCTTCCTCGCTCACCTTTACACGTCGTCTCTCCTCACCATATCAGGCAAAGAGAGCTCCCTGGAGCTCCACGTCGCTCCTTCTCTCCATCCTCCGGCCTCCCCTCTT
This Lolium perenne isolate Kyuss_39 chromosome 1, Kyuss_2.0, whole genome shotgun sequence DNA region includes the following protein-coding sequences:
- the LOC139838404 gene encoding uncharacterized protein codes for the protein MGPRADPTCYKCGQVGHISTFCPQKLPPPPPRSTATNAMVRAPAQGRAFNNNTRQGPRAARVNNLNVEQAEQATDVVLDADAEQYEQEYEFPLEDRVGASTSDLTGTTDDEQYAGGYFVEFTDDDFVA